The following proteins come from a genomic window of Candidatus Melainabacteria bacterium RIFOXYA2_FULL_32_9:
- a CDS encoding alkaline phosphatase — MSALDTILVPIIHYIETTISNLGPFGVVILMAIESANIPLPSEAILPFAGYLVSKGIMNFHVACFAGAFGCVVGSVPSYYLGYFGGRPFVEKYGKWFLISKRDLEIADRWTEKYGDISFFICRMLPVVRTFISLPAGILRAHFPRFIAYTFIGSLIWSYFLVYVGVKLGEHREQLKDLWHKFDYAIVGILLVLFAIYVYRHIKHLKES; from the coding sequence ATGAGTGCATTAGATACAATATTAGTTCCTATTATTCATTATATTGAGACCACAATAAGCAACCTTGGCCCATTTGGAGTTGTAATATTAATGGCAATAGAATCAGCTAATATACCACTTCCAAGTGAGGCTATACTTCCATTTGCTGGTTATTTAGTAAGCAAAGGAATTATGAATTTTCATGTGGCCTGTTTTGCAGGAGCTTTTGGATGTGTAGTTGGATCAGTTCCATCATATTATCTTGGTTACTTCGGAGGCAGACCATTTGTAGAAAAATACGGAAAGTGGTTTTTAATAAGCAAAAGAGATCTGGAAATTGCTGATAGATGGACAGAAAAATATGGTGATATTTCATTTTTCATATGTAGAATGCTCCCTGTAGTCAGAACTTTCATATCACTTCCTGCCGGCATATTAAGAGCGCATTTCCCAAGATTCATAGCATATACATTTATTGGTTCATTGATCTGGAGCTATTTCCTGGTTTATGTTGGAGTAAAATTGGGTGAGCATAGAGAACAACTCAAAGATTTATGGCATAAATTCGACTATGCGATTGTTGGAATCCTACTCGTTTTATTTGCAATTTATGTATACAGACACATTAAGCATTTAAAAGAGTCATAA
- a CDS encoding trehalose-phosphatase — translation MQALDKILYKIKENNKVLLIFDYDGTLVPIVEKPELARLDSETRQVLEELSNCNLVKIALISGRDIKTLQELSGIVNKNILIYGIHGGEILKNGKIHINVSDCYKKIIENLKNSISDLNELDGIYIEDKQYSISVHYRLANEQNTQIAINRFKEAIKSQEIKLESEQKINIKSQNQCYFRFQEGKKVLELLPNSFNKGSAVESLISDYPDYFPTYFGDDKTDVYAFEKVKSYNGLAFFIGNELVQPADQAISIIEIRDFLKKAKNLQSINH, via the coding sequence ATGCAGGCTTTAGACAAGATACTTTACAAAATAAAAGAAAATAATAAAGTACTATTAATATTTGATTATGACGGAACGCTGGTCCCTATAGTGGAAAAACCGGAGCTGGCAAGATTAGACAGCGAAACTAGACAGGTTCTCGAAGAATTATCAAATTGTAATCTTGTAAAAATAGCCCTTATAAGTGGCCGAGATATTAAAACCTTACAGGAATTATCAGGTATAGTTAATAAAAATATACTGATATATGGAATACACGGCGGAGAAATATTAAAAAATGGGAAAATACACATCAATGTCTCCGATTGCTATAAAAAAATTATAGAAAATCTTAAAAACTCTATATCAGACTTAAACGAGTTAGATGGAATTTACATTGAAGATAAACAGTACTCTATCTCTGTTCATTATAGACTTGCGAATGAACAAAATACTCAAATAGCCATAAATAGATTTAAAGAAGCAATTAAATCTCAAGAGATAAAGTTAGAATCAGAACAAAAAATAAATATCAAAAGCCAAAATCAATGCTACTTTAGATTTCAGGAAGGAAAAAAAGTCCTTGAACTTCTTCCAAACAGCTTTAATAAAGGTAGTGCAGTAGAATCTTTAATATCAGATTATCCTGACTATTTTCCCACTTATTTTGGCGATGATAAAACTGATGTTTATGCTTTTGAAAAAGTTAAAAGCTATAATGGATTAGCATTTTTTATAGGAAATGAACTTGTACAGCCTGCTGATCAAGCAATATCCATAATCGAAATTAGAGATTTCCTTAAAAAAGCCAAGAATTTACAATCGATAAATCACTGA